Below is a genomic region from Streptococcus salivarius.
GAGACAGTTACCATCCGACCTCAGGAAAAGGTATCGCCTCAAGAGAAGCCAGCCACTGAAACACATGTCAACGAGCAAATCTCTCTCTTTGATGATTTTACTGAAAATCCGGTTCTTCAAGAGTTACGTGATTTGGACATTTACAATATGACACCGATGCAGGTCATGATGGCTGTAGCGGATTTAAAACAGAAACTATAAAAGAAGCTTGTCGATTGACAGGCTTCTTGTCTTTTATAGGTGTTTCAATTCTTTGTTGAGTTGTTCAATATCCTTTTTCATTTTCCAATAAGAGAAGACCCAAACGAGGAGATAGATAAGGCTGAATTCAATGACTAGCTCCAAGTAGAAAGTTAAACGTAGAGGGAACCATCCGCTGAGGGTAGCTAGTGGAATGAAACCTAGACAGGTCAAGGCGTAGTGAGTGAGGGTTGCACGAAGTAAACTCCACTCAGCCTTACGGAAAATATAACTAGCGACTTCAAAGAGGATACCGATAGCAAACCAAGTGATGAGGCAGTAGGCCAATACCAAAGATCCGTGAACCTGATGTGACGTCATCCATTGTCCAATGGCTGAGTGAGGATTTAGTGGCATGTAGCTTGGTGCCCAGATAAGAGACATAATCATGGATACGACAAGTCCGATAAGGATGCCCTTTGTGCCTGATTTAAAAAGTTGCTTTTTCATTGTAATTTCTCCTTTATTGCTTTGAGGTAACGGCGTGATGAGTAGGTGGTTTCCTTGTTTTTAAGGTGAATTTCAACGAGGCCGTTAGGGGTAATGTTGAAGCGTTCAATTTCTTTGAGGTTGACAATCTCTGATTGTGAGATTTTGATAAAGTAAGATGGCAGTTTTTCTAAAACTTGATAGAGACGTAAGCCTAAGTGGTACTCTCCTTGAATAGTTTCAGCTAGAACTTGACGATTTTCGATGTAGATTCTGGAAATAGCATTAGACTCGATGAAATAAGTTTCGCCATCTTTTTTTCCTTTGAGTCGTTGGTTATCATCCAAAGATTCGACAAACTCGACCACTTGCTGAATCTTGGGCGTCCGACTAGGTGCCTGAATCTGCAACATTTCTTCTTGAAATACCGAGTCAATCTGAACTTTTATTTTCATAACTATCCTTTCTTATTGGTAATTGAGGAGGCCTCCTCCCTTTCACACCTTTATTAAACACTATTTACTAGTCCACAGCAATAGCGTTTGTCTATGTGGTCCTATGTGGTGTCTAAGTGGTTGAAAATATTTTCGAAAACCCCTATACTTAATGAAAACGTACTGACGAGGTAATCACATGAAATCTATAATGAAATGGCTAGCAGGAATTTTTCTTGCCTGCAGTCTGATTTTGAGCTTTTTTACACCTTTTGAAAAGGCGCTAACACTGAACTTGCTTTTGCTTTATTTCTTTGTGAAGCAGTTTATGGATTCGACAAGTTCACCCAAAACCTACCAATGGATTTTCCAAGTCATCTACCTCTTGATTTTTTCTGGGCTCATTTGGTTCAACCTTCGTCATGGGGATATGATTGTTATAGCCACAGCCTTATCTTGGCTAACAGTTGTGTGTGAGTTATGGCTTTATAGGAAGCATCAGTAACAGTTAGAAACATTGTTCTCTCAACCTTTTAGAAGGGAAAATAATAATTATGCCAAAAATCATCGAATTGCCTGAGGTGTTAGCCAACCAGATTGCTGCTGGTGAGGTCGTAGAGCGTCCAGCTAGTGTTGTCAAAGAGTTGGTGGAAAATGCTATTGATGCAGGTAGCACCCAGATTACCATTGAAGTTGAAGAATCAGGTCTCTCAAAAATTCAAATCACAGACAATGGTGAAGGAATGGCTCAAGCTGATGTGGCCATGAGTTTGCGCCGTCATGCAACAAGTAAAATCAAAAATCAAGGAGATCTCTTTCGTATTCGAACCCTTGGTTTTCGAGGTGAGGCCCTACCATCAATAGCTTCTATCAGCCACCTAACTATTGTGACAGCAGCGGATGGAGAAGCCTATGGGACTAAACTGGTTGCTAAAGGTGGAGAAATTGAGAGTCAGGACCCTATTTCAACACCAGTTGGAACAAAGATTACCGTTGAAAACTTATTTTATAATACCCCAGCTCGTCTCAAGTATATGAAGAGTTTACAGGCTGAGTTGGCTCATATTGTCGATGTTGTCAATCGTCTGAGTCTAGCTCATCCCGAGGTTGCCTTTACCCTGCTTAATGATGGTCGTCAGTTGACACAGACATCAGGTACTGGAGACCTCCGTCAAGCCATTGCTGGTATTTATGGTTTGACAACGGCTAAAAAAATGGTGGAGATTTCAAATTCTGACCTTGATTTTGAAGTTTCTGGATATGTTAGTCTCCCTGAGTTGACCCGTGCGAATCGTAACTACATTACGATTCTCATTAACGGACGTTATATTAAAAACTTCCTGCTTAACCGTGCTATTTTTGATGGTTATGGTTCTAAACTCATGGTAGGACGCTTCCCTATTGCGGTTATTGATATTCAGATTGATCCTTATTTGGCTGATGTCAATGTTCACCCAACCAAGCAGGAAGTACGTATTTCTAAAGAAAAAGAGCTCATGGCCCTTATCAGCTCAGCCATTGCTCAAAGCCTTAGAGAGCAGGATTTGATTCCTGATGCCCTTGAAAATCTAGCCAAGTCTAGTACCAGAGGTGCAGCTAAGCCAGTTCAAACCAGTCTTCCACTCAAACAAACCAATCTTTACTATGATAGCAGTCGTAATGATTTCTTTGTCAAACCAGAGACAGTCCAAGAAGATATCAAACCTCTTGTATCAGAGTCAGAGTCTCCAGTTTCATCGGTAGAAAATAAACCGCAACCTTCTGTTAAACAGGCACAACGTTCAGTAGATGAAGGTGATAGCGAACACGAAAAACTTGATTATAAAAACAAGTCGAAAATGAAGCGCATGCTTGAAAATCTGGATAATGAGGAAACATCAACCTTCCCTGAATTAGAGTTTTTTGGTCAAATGCATGGAACCTATCTCTTTGCGCAAGGACAAGGTGGACTTTACATCATTGACCAACATGCTGCTCAAGAACGTGTCAAGTATGAGTACTATCGTGAAAAGATCGGTGAGGTTGACAGCAGTTTACAACAGCTCTTGGTTCCTTATCTCTTTGAATTTTCAGGTTCAGACTACATTAGTTTACAAGAAAAAATGCCCCTTCTGAATCAGGTTGGTATCTATTTAGAGCCTTATGGGAATAATACCTTCATTCTTCGTGAACATCCTATCTGGATGAAGGAAGAAGAGATTGAATCAGCAGTCTATGAAATGTGTGACATGCTTCTTTTGACGAATGAAGTGTCTGTCAAGACCTACCGTGCTGAGTTAGCCATCATGATGAGTTGTAAACGTTCAATCAAGGCCAATCATGCACTTGATGATTACTCTGCGCGTGACCTCCTAGTACAGCTTGCACAGTGTAAAAATCCCTACAATTGCCCTCACGGACGTCCAGTACTTGTCAACTTTACCAAGTCTGATATGGAAAAAATGTTCCGTCGTATCCAAGAAAATCATACCAGTCTACGTGACCTAGGGAAGTATTAAAACTTTTTTTGGTCTTGCTTTACGAATAGGAATGTTAGATTTATAATAGTGGTGAAGATGAGGAATCTTCTAATGTTTTAGCGGATCATTGTAGGATGATTGCCTGATTTTTAAGTTAGGAGGTATAGTGATGAGACACCTAACAAAAACTAATAAACACTTTTTACTTGTTGGCTTAACATTTTTAGCGACTAGCTTGATTTTCTATATTTTGGCCTGGTTAGGTCAACCAAGTTTGGAGAATACTCTCGTAAATGTTTCTAGCATTGCCTTTACTTTAGGCGTTGTAACATATATTCTATTAGGTCTAAAGATGATTACAGATACTTTAAAGACGAGTAGTCATCCTTAAAATAGAGCAAACAGAATCCACTTTCGAGTGGATTTTTTGTTACAATAGTACAGCAGTGCTTGAGATGACAAAATAAACACTCAAGACAATTATCTTACGAGTATAAAATGATAAAGCAACCCATTGAAGAAACGAACGAGAAAGGAAATCACACGCTATGTATGATTACATCAAGGGAACTCTAGTGAAAATTACCGCCAAGTATATTGTTATAGAAGCAAACGGCTTAGGTTATATTGTCACTGTAGCGAATCCATATAGTTTTTCTGACCAAATGAATCAGACTATCCAAGTCTATCTTCATCAGGTTATTAGAGATGATGCCCACCTTCTTTTTGGTTTTCATACTGAAGATGAAAAAGAGGTCTTCCTTAAGCTTATTTCAGTTTCTGGAATAGGTCCGACGACTGCCCTAGCCATTGTTGCTGTAGATGATAATCAAGGCTTGGTTGCTGCTGTTGATAATAGTGACATCAAGTACTTGATGAAGTTTCCAAAGATTGGTAAAAAGACAGCTCAACAAATGGTTCTGGATTTGGCAGGGAAATTTGCAGAGTTACCAACAGAAACAACCAAGACGACACCAAGTCAACCTGAAGGGAATCATCAATTGGATGAGGCTATGGAAGCCTTGCTTGCTCTTGGTTATAAAGCCGCAGAACTTAAGAAAATCAAAGCCTTCTTCGAAGGTACTAATGAAACGGCAGAGCAATACATTAAATCAGCTCTTAAGATGTTGATGAAATGAGGTAAGCAATGGTCAATCGTTGTCGTTGGGTTCCAACAAACAATAAATTATATTGTGATTATCATGATAAGGAGTGGGGAAAGCCTATTGGTGACGACCAAAAACTTTTTGAGCTGCTTTGCTTAGAAAGTTATCAGTCAGGGCTTTCTTGGTTAACCGTTTTAAATAAAAGACAGGCCTTTAATCATGTTTTTCATGATTATGATATTGAGCGTGTTGCCCGGTTTAGTCTAAGTGAACTTGAAGATGCGCTTCAAAATCCAGACATCATTAGGCACAAACTTAAGCTAGAAGCAACCGTAAATAATGCCAAACAAGTACTAAAACTCCAAGATGAATTTGGCTCTCTGTCCCATTATTTTTGGCATTACTTTGATGGAAAGCCCTTGATAAATAATGTACCCACATATAAGGATGTCCCATCATCAACTGACTTATCCCAACAGATTGCCAAAAATCTAAAAAAGAGAGGGTTCAAATTTTTAGGACCGACTACTATATATTCATTTTTACAAGCCGCAGGATTTGTGAATGATCATGAAAACAACTGTGACTTCAAATAAATGAGTAGATTTGATTGACAAGACGAGAAAAACGTGTTAGTTTATAAACGAACATGTTTTTGAGATTATTTTACGAATAATAATATAGGTGAACCAATGAAAGCTGAATTGATTGCAGTAGGAACTGAAATCCTAACCGGGCAAATCACCAATACCAATGCCCAATTTTTATCTGAGAAACTAGCTGAACTAGGAATTGACGTGTACTTTCACACAGCAGTAGGAGACAATGAAAGTCGCCTACTTTCAGTTCTTGATCAAGCCAGTCAGCGTAGTGATTTAGTCATTCTTTGTGGTGGACTTGGCCCTACTGAGGACGACCTAACCAAGCAAACACTGGCTAAATTTTTAGGAAAAGAACTCGTTTTTGATGAGGAGGCTAGTAAAAAACTGGATAGTTTCTTTGCTACTCGTCCTAAACACACACGAACGCCTAATAATGAACGTCAAGCACAAATTGTTGAGGGAGCTATTCCCTTGCAAAACCCGACAGGTCTTGCAGTTGGAGGGATTATTACTGCTCAAGGGGTGACCTATGTAGTCTTACCTGGTCCACCAAGTGAACTCAAACCTATGGTGAATCAAGAACTTATTCCAGCTCTTACTGAGAATCACTCAAGTCTTTATTCGAGAGTCCTAAGATTCTTCGGCGTTGGAGAAAGTCAATTAGTGACTGTTCTTAAGGATTTTATTGTTAACCAAACAGATCCAACCATAGCTCCATACGCTAAAGTGGGGGAAGTAACACTTCGCTTGTCAACGAAGGCTTCTTCGCAAGAAGAAGCAGATCAAAAACTAGATGTTTTAGAAAAACAAATTCGTTCGACTAAAACTCTAGATGGCAAATCCTTATCTGATTTCATTTATGGATATGGAGAGTCTAATAGTTTAGCCTTTGAAGCTTTTCGTTTGCTTAAGCACCATGGCAAGACCATCACTGCAGCTGAAAGCCTAACAGCAGGTTTATTTCAGGCTAGTATTGCTGATTTTTCAGGGGCCTCACAAGTATTTAAAGGTGGATTTGTTACTTATAGCATTGAAGAAAAAGCTAAAATGTTGGATATTCCCTTGTCGCAACTAGAAGAACATGGTGTTGTCAGTCATTTTACTGCAGAAAAAATGGCTGAAGGTGCTCGAGCTAAAACAGATAGCGATTATGGAGTTGCACTTACCGGTGTAGCTGGACCAGATTCATTAGAAGGACACCCAGCAGGTACGGTATTTATTGGTATTGCTGATAGGAATCAAGTAAGGTCAATCAAGGTTGTTATAGGTGGAAGAAGTCGTTCTGATGTTAGATATATTAGTACCCTCTATGCCTTTAACCTAGTTCGCCAAGCTTTATTACAAGAAGACAACTTGATTTAAGTTTGTCTTTAACTATAGAAAGAAGAGGAAAATAAGTGGCTAAGAAAACAAAGAAAACAGAAGAAATTACAAAGAAATTTGGAGATGAGCGTCGTAAAGCACTTGATGATGCTTTGAAGAATATTGAAAAAGATTTTGGTAAAGGTGCAGTGATGCGTCTTGGTGAGCGTGCAGAGCAGAAAGTTCAAGTTATGAGTTCAGGCTCGCTAGCTTTGGATATTGCTCTTGGTGCAGGTGGTTATCCTAAAGGTCGTATTATTGAAATTTACGGACCAGAATCATCAGGTAAGACAACTGTAGCCCTCCATGCTGTTGCTCAAACACAAAAAGAAGGCGGAATTGCTGCCTTTATCGATGCAGAGCATGCCCTTGACCCTGCTTATGCGGCAGCCCTAGGTGTTAATATTGATGAGCTTCTTTTGTCACAACCTGATTCAGGTGAACAAGGTCTCGAAATTGCCGGTAAGCTGATTGACTCTGGTGCAGTTGATTTGGTTGTTGTTGACTCAGTTGCAGCTTTGGTACCTCGTGCAGAAATTGATGGAGATATTGGTGACAGCCATGTCGGACTTCAAGCGCGTATGATGAGTCAAGCCATGCGTAAGCTTTCTGCTTCTATCAACAAAACAAAAACAATTGCTATCTTCATTAACCAATTGCGTGAAAAAGTTGGTATTATGTTTGGTAATCCAGAAACAACCCCTGGTGGACGTGCTCTAAAATTCTATGCATCAGTACGTCTTGATGTACGTGGAAATACGCAAATCAAAGGGACTGGTGATAAAAAAGACCAAAATGTTGGTAAGGAAACTAAAATTAAGGTTGTTAAAAACAAGGTTGCTCCACCATTTAAAGAAGCCTTTGTTGAAATTATGTATGGTGAAGGGATTTCACAAACAGGTGAGCTTGTAAAAATCGCTAGTGACTTAGGCATTATTCAAAAAGCTGGAGCGTGGTTCTCATACAATGGAGAGAAGATTGGTCAAGGATCTGAAAATGCTAAAAAATATTTGGCAGATCATCCAGAAATTTTTGAAGAAATTGATCATAAAGTACGTGTACACTATGGTTTGATTGAACCAGATGAAGAGGATATTGTTGAAGAAGCACAAGTTGAAGAAACATCTGATGAACTTGTTTTAGACCTAGATTCAACCATTGAAATTGAAGAATAAGTGTAAAAGAGCCGACGAGCTCTTTTTTTCTGTTTTAATCTCTTGAATATACAATATAAGTGCACAATAAAAACTCATAAGATTTTCTAGTAAAATAGAATTGAACGAACTAGTTACGAAAGGAAATCTTATGAGCTACCATCATTTTACCATAGACGAGAGTGAAAGTATTCTCATTTACCGTACGCAAGGCCTAAATTTTTCTCAAATTGCTAAGTTACTTCATCGTCATCCATCTAGTATTAGTCGTGAGTGGAAGCGGCATCTAAAAGAAGGAAGCTATTCTCCAAGTCATGCACAGGAATCTTACCATATGGCTAAATCACACTGTGGACGAAAACGTATGCTTGAAATAGATCACAATTTAAGCAATACCGTCAAACATCTATTTCTCAATTACCAATGGTCTCCTGAAGAAATAGAAGGTCGGTTGCGAATAGAGTATGGAAAAACTGTTATTAGTTATCAAACAATCTATAGAGCCATTTACAGAGGTCATTTTGATGATAACTCACTATCTCATGGTGCTCGTGGTGTCATTCGTAAACTTCGTCATCGTGGGAAAACACGTCATACTAAAGGTCATGTTGAAAATAGAGGGAAAATATCCATTTCTCATACAATTCACGAAAGACCAGAAGAAGCTAATAATCGAACTAGAATAGGAGATTGGGAAGCCGATACTGTTGCAGGTAAAACTGGAAAAGCTTGTTTAGTGACTCTAACAGACCGTTATTCTCGTTTTCTAAAAATCAAAAAGGTAGCTGTTAAGAAAAGCAAGTTGGTAATAGAAGCTATGGTAAAAATGTTAGAACCCTTGACGAAGTATACAGTAACTCCTGATAGAGGGAAAGAATTCACGTATCATCAGAAATTGAGTGATCAATTGAACATTGAAGTCTATTTTCCTGACCCTCATGCTCCATGGCAACGAGGAACCAATGAGAACACGAATGGATTACTTAGAGAATATTTTCCAAAGGGTAGTGATCTAACATTGGTTGATGATCAGACTATTCAGCTATGGGAGAACAAACTTAATAATAGGCCACGAAAATGTCTTAACTGGAAAACACCTTATGAAGTATTCTATGGGGAAAGTATGCACTTAATTTGACAATTCAAGCTAAATAAAAAACGGTCTATGGTAATTGAAAAAAGTCACCAAGATTCAAAATAGGTCGCTAGACCGATTTCTTAAATCAAGGACAGTGATAAGATAATAGTATCATGTGACAGAAAGAGAGAATTAACATGATTAAGATTTATACAATCTCAAGTTGTACAAGTTGTAAAAAAGCAAAAACATGGTTGAACAACCATCAACTTCCTTATAAAGAACAAAACCTTGGTAAAGAACCACTTACAAAAGAAGAAATCTTAAACATCCTATCAAAAACAGAGAATGGTGTTGAGAGTATTGTTTCATCAAAAAATCGCTATGCTAAAGCTCTAAATTGTGATATCGACGAGCTCAGTGTCAGTGAAGTGATTGATTTGATTCAAGAAAACCCAAGAATCTTGA
It encodes:
- the ruvA gene encoding Holliday junction branch migration protein RuvA, producing the protein MYDYIKGTLVKITAKYIVIEANGLGYIVTVANPYSFSDQMNQTIQVYLHQVIRDDAHLLFGFHTEDEKEVFLKLISVSGIGPTTALAIVAVDDNQGLVAAVDNSDIKYLMKFPKIGKKTAQQMVLDLAGKFAELPTETTKTTPSQPEGNHQLDEAMEALLALGYKAAELKKIKAFFEGTNETAEQYIKSALKMLMK
- a CDS encoding competence/damage-inducible protein A yields the protein MKAELIAVGTEILTGQITNTNAQFLSEKLAELGIDVYFHTAVGDNESRLLSVLDQASQRSDLVILCGGLGPTEDDLTKQTLAKFLGKELVFDEEASKKLDSFFATRPKHTRTPNNERQAQIVEGAIPLQNPTGLAVGGIITAQGVTYVVLPGPPSELKPMVNQELIPALTENHSSLYSRVLRFFGVGESQLVTVLKDFIVNQTDPTIAPYAKVGEVTLRLSTKASSQEEADQKLDVLEKQIRSTKTLDGKSLSDFIYGYGESNSLAFEAFRLLKHHGKTITAAESLTAGLFQASIADFSGASQVFKGGFVTYSIEEKAKMLDIPLSQLEEHGVVSHFTAEKMAEGARAKTDSDYGVALTGVAGPDSLEGHPAGTVFIGIADRNQVRSIKVVIGGRSRSDVRYISTLYAFNLVRQALLQEDNLI
- the mutL gene encoding DNA mismatch repair endonuclease MutL gives rise to the protein MPKIIELPEVLANQIAAGEVVERPASVVKELVENAIDAGSTQITIEVEESGLSKIQITDNGEGMAQADVAMSLRRHATSKIKNQGDLFRIRTLGFRGEALPSIASISHLTIVTAADGEAYGTKLVAKGGEIESQDPISTPVGTKITVENLFYNTPARLKYMKSLQAELAHIVDVVNRLSLAHPEVAFTLLNDGRQLTQTSGTGDLRQAIAGIYGLTTAKKMVEISNSDLDFEVSGYVSLPELTRANRNYITILINGRYIKNFLLNRAIFDGYGSKLMVGRFPIAVIDIQIDPYLADVNVHPTKQEVRISKEKELMALISSAIAQSLREQDLIPDALENLAKSSTRGAAKPVQTSLPLKQTNLYYDSSRNDFFVKPETVQEDIKPLVSESESPVSSVENKPQPSVKQAQRSVDEGDSEHEKLDYKNKSKMKRMLENLDNEETSTFPELEFFGQMHGTYLFAQGQGGLYIIDQHAAQERVKYEYYREKIGEVDSSLQQLLVPYLFEFSGSDYISLQEKMPLLNQVGIYLEPYGNNTFILREHPIWMKEEEIESAVYEMCDMLLLTNEVSVKTYRAELAIMMSCKRSIKANHALDDYSARDLLVQLAQCKNPYNCPHGRPVLVNFTKSDMEKMFRRIQENHTSLRDLGKY
- a CDS encoding IS30 family transposase codes for the protein MSYHHFTIDESESILIYRTQGLNFSQIAKLLHRHPSSISREWKRHLKEGSYSPSHAQESYHMAKSHCGRKRMLEIDHNLSNTVKHLFLNYQWSPEEIEGRLRIEYGKTVISYQTIYRAIYRGHFDDNSLSHGARGVIRKLRHRGKTRHTKGHVENRGKISISHTIHERPEEANNRTRIGDWEADTVAGKTGKACLVTLTDRYSRFLKIKKVAVKKSKLVIEAMVKMLEPLTKYTVTPDRGKEFTYHQKLSDQLNIEVYFPDPHAPWQRGTNENTNGLLREYFPKGSDLTLVDDQTIQLWENKLNNRPRKCLNWKTPYEVFYGESMHLI
- the spx gene encoding transcriptional regulator Spx, with the translated sequence MIKIYTISSCTSCKKAKTWLNNHQLPYKEQNLGKEPLTKEEILNILSKTENGVESIVSSKNRYAKALNCDIDELSVSEVIDLIQENPRILKSPILIDDKRLQVGYKEDDIRAFLPRSIRNVENSQARMRAAL
- a CDS encoding LytTR family DNA-binding domain-containing protein is translated as MKIKVQIDSVFQEEMLQIQAPSRTPKIQQVVEFVESLDDNQRLKGKKDGETYFIESNAISRIYIENRQVLAETIQGEYHLGLRLYQVLEKLPSYFIKISQSEIVNLKEIERFNITPNGLVEIHLKNKETTYSSRRYLKAIKEKLQ
- a CDS encoding DUF3021 domain-containing protein — encoded protein: MKKQLFKSGTKGILIGLVVSMIMSLIWAPSYMPLNPHSAIGQWMTSHQVHGSLVLAYCLITWFAIGILFEVASYIFRKAEWSLLRATLTHYALTCLGFIPLATLSGWFPLRLTFYLELVIEFSLIYLLVWVFSYWKMKKDIEQLNKELKHL
- the recA gene encoding recombinase RecA, encoding MAKKTKKTEEITKKFGDERRKALDDALKNIEKDFGKGAVMRLGERAEQKVQVMSSGSLALDIALGAGGYPKGRIIEIYGPESSGKTTVALHAVAQTQKEGGIAAFIDAEHALDPAYAAALGVNIDELLLSQPDSGEQGLEIAGKLIDSGAVDLVVVDSVAALVPRAEIDGDIGDSHVGLQARMMSQAMRKLSASINKTKTIAIFINQLREKVGIMFGNPETTPGGRALKFYASVRLDVRGNTQIKGTGDKKDQNVGKETKIKVVKNKVAPPFKEAFVEIMYGEGISQTGELVKIASDLGIIQKAGAWFSYNGEKIGQGSENAKKYLADHPEIFEEIDHKVRVHYGLIEPDEEDIVEEAQVEETSDELVLDLDSTIEIEE
- a CDS encoding DNA-3-methyladenine glycosylase I; protein product: MVNRCRWVPTNNKLYCDYHDKEWGKPIGDDQKLFELLCLESYQSGLSWLTVLNKRQAFNHVFHDYDIERVARFSLSELEDALQNPDIIRHKLKLEATVNNAKQVLKLQDEFGSLSHYFWHYFDGKPLINNVPTYKDVPSSTDLSQQIAKNLKKRGFKFLGPTTIYSFLQAAGFVNDHENNCDFK